The Lolium rigidum isolate FL_2022 chromosome 2, APGP_CSIRO_Lrig_0.1, whole genome shotgun sequence genomic interval CAAAACATATGCTTTAAGTTCCACAAGTAACAGGGAAAAAAAAGCACCACAACTTCTGCTGGGGTTGGAATTCACATTTGGGAAAAGGGATTACTACAAACTTTTAGCATATTTTTCTGCAGCATAATTATGCAAGCAAATATAGATGTTTCTTGTCATGTAAGATGCAAATTTCTTCCAAGCTATAAGGAACTCTTTATGAAAGTATAATACCTGAACGTCTCTCCCCAGCTTTTAGGACAATATCCATGTAATTAAATAAGTAATAACTTAACTCTTTATGAAAGTAACACTTTCATGCAGAAATGGCATTTTTTTTATTCGTGTTAGTACAGTTTCAAGAAAAAACTATAGTATGTGAAGGAGTAACAATAACTTTGATCTACTATCTCTTAATTATACGTGAGCATATTTGTGATTAATATGTGATTTTCTTGATATTGTTTAGGCCTTAGTAAAGGTCTTTGAGGAAAGAGCTCCTGATTTTTATATGATAGGGTCATGGCATATAACTATGTGCACTTCTTTGTCCCTTTTCCCTAGCATGGCATTCTCTCCTTTTTTTATCCATTTAGTAAAAAAGGTTCTTCCAAAACTTCTCTCAAGTTAGGATGGATTGGTGGCATCTTGAAACAATATGTGTGAATCTAAGAATTCTGTACCAATATGGAAAAGGTTGCTTGGAAGAGCAATCCTCTGGATATTTCAAAGATATGCTTGTAAGAATTCTGGATACTTAACGGCTAGAGAGCAACAAGGGCAAATATGAGGATGAAGAGAGGGAACGATGCGGAAATTGATTTTCTGCTCGGCAGCTAATTTTTGAAAAGGTTACTCCCTTCAATCCATATTACTCGTCGCTAGTGTctaatacatctatattagcgatAAGTAATATGTGCAGGAGGAAATACATAAGTTTCGATGGAGTCAAATGTTGTGATTATGGTGGTTGATGATGGTGATAACTAAGAGTGCCGGTAGTGGCTAATTGATTTTGGAAGGAGGGGAAAAGATACTAAATAGATAAACAAAAACCACTTTAATTAATGGTGATTAGGATCGTTAACTGAGGAAGGTACCAGAGGCACTACCGTGAGATTCTTTTTTAGACAGTAGTGATTACTCAGTATGTGATGAGTCGGTTTTAACCCGCCAAATAGCATTATGTTTGATAATCCTAAGatagcaaggccgatgtcactatGAAAACACTTCGTTTCTATGTTAACATTTATTCGGTTTTCACAAGTAACATCAGTTTACTACACCAGAACATCAACTATAACTTAAGAAGGGGACTAAATGGACATGCTTACTTACTTAGCAGGGATATAGAAGGTTAGAGTAGGTAAGTAAATAACTCTTTCGAGCAAACAAGATTCTTACAATTATCATGAGGTTATCAAACATATTATGAGAACTGAGAGTACATACTATTGACGAGACCCTCCACTGGGCTTTGATTTAACTCTTTAGCTACTTGGTCACCATTACCTCGTGCATTCCAGATAAACACTCGCCAGCAGTAAGCCACTCCAGCTGTACAAACAGAACACATCAAAAATACTGAGAGCTAtatctttttcattttttttattttgttttacaccCTTACACACAGGTGCTTTACATTAAAAGGAAGACTCGGATATTAGAGCTTGGTTTATATGATGATGAGATCAACTATGTTATGAAAATCAGCACTTCTAAGTCAGAAGAAAATATTGAAGACTGTACCATAATTAATACCGATAACTGTGACCTTTACAACTAATATGAACAAGAATACCCTTCCATCAACCCACGAGTGTAGATCAATTAAGTATCCAGAAAAACGGCAAGGCTGTATTACTTGTAGTACTGAAAATGCTGAGACTTTGCATTACTATAAGAACATGTATATCAGAAAATTTTACAACAACTGCAGAGAATTAAAACACTAACTCCTTCATCAAAGAGGTAAACGCATCATTTGACAAAGCCAAATCAAATCGCAGCCATCTCAGCAACAACCTACAGAAAAATAAGAGGAACAAAGTTCTGAAGATCGTATCACACAGAGTTGTCATATATAAACCACAAGAAATATCAATTTAGAAGAAGCTTGTGCATTGTATGTGTACCTCAATTGCAGAAATAATTTTTGCACCCCAGGAATCCATTGTCTGATTTCACTTCGGTAAGTCATCGAGGATAATAGGGTCTGAGTTCAGTATGTGACACGGATAAATGGTCAGGTCTGATCCATGCAATCCTTTCAGAATTCACATTCCACTAAAGGGATCATGTGATATGACAACCTTAAAGTGGGTATTTGACAGGCGAGGGCCAACTCTCGACATGtaataccattttgggtgaggccCCTTGGGGCTGGCTGGCTGAAGCTTTTCTGGCATACTCTTGATCTTGTCTAGCATCTCCCCGTCGACAAGGCTGCGAGGTACCCAGCCTTATCATTTAAAATAGAATCATAATTCACTACCAATACAAATGGGTCAAACTAAGGCACCACACATTCAACACAGTACCATTGTACTGGATTCTGGTGGTAAATTATAATGCATTGCGAAGGATTATATAAGAGCAGGTCGAACTTCAGCTTTTTTTGTACAAACTGTACACTCTGATCCTCTCCTGATATTCACCCTACAAAATAAGACCAGAAAGTTTTATACTAATATGAGCATTTTGTACTTGAAACAAAATAGCTAGCACAAGATAACAAGAAAAGGCTTATACGAAGTATTTGAAATCTGAATAAGAAGAAGGATCATCAATTTGATCTTTCAGTGACATCTACCTATCCTGGAATGAATACATGCATACCTTCAGTTGAACTGGACCATATCTGTAACTTACGGCACAAAAAAAAATCATCGCATACAGCTGAGTGTTCCTTCCCAAGTTAAACATAATAATTACAAAAGCACATATGCTATCCATTAACATAACCTAATAGGCTTATAGATCGCGGCATACATGTGGCATTCTTAAATCCTTTCATGATAAATTTATGCTATCAGTTCAGTACTTTTTTGGATAGACATAACTGCAAGTAGTTTACCAATGGAAACTGCTCCAAATGTGTTACAATTTACAAATACTCCTTCGAAAGATTAGTCTTCATTAAGAATAGTCTACAAGTCAATATTGATATATCACCACATCTCACAAGCTCGAAGCATCTGATCTCTTTGGTAAAGGATGAAAATCTAGACCAACATTCAGATAATGGAGATACATTTGATTCGTTAAGACAAAGCTTCGATCAAATAACTACTCTATTGGTACTATGTATGTGGTTTATGTGATACACAACACAATCATTAGACTTTCGAATGTGAATCTAATGACATCGATGTTATGTCATATAAATTACATGTTGATGGAGAAatattttgggacagagggagtatttaaTTTACATTTCTGAAACATACACAACTATTGCCAACACTTGATCTTGTGTACATTAATATGCTTAAAAAATAAATTGCCAAATTGATCAGCTTTCTGCAAACATGTTCTCggaaaaaacattttgaaaatgacACATTTGTCAAAGAAACACCATATTATAAAATGTGAATCAAAAGGGGAGATGCAGCCAGAATAAGAAGAACAATTAACCTCAAAAAATGTATTGCCTCCGCTTCTTATAACTTGGATCAGATAACCCACTTCGTTGCCTTCTTCATCCAATCGAACACAACCAATAACAATGCTATCATCTCGCACCCAACCATTGGAATCCACTAATGGAAATTAAAAAATTATAACATCAACAGGGAATTATGGTAATTGGTAACTTTTACTTAACATAATGTGATGCAGCGACAAGAGCAACGTAATGAATTGATGAATCTAATGACTGGAGAAGGAAGTGTGCAACACAAAGGAAAAAATTCCCAAGGAACTCAACTCTGCATCATCGCTGATGGTTCTTTGAATATATTATTCTTTTAGTCTATGGTGCACTTCACAAACTACTTTTTCAACCATTTTGTTCATCCTGCAACGCAATCATATTTGCGAACTGTCTGCTGCTCACTCATTTTGTGCCCAAGGAGAACCAAGCTTACTATCACAGTATCACCATCTACTTTGACTACAGATCAATCAATTTACAAGGCAGAGAACATATCGCAAGTCATTGACAAAACAAGCTAATTCTCAGGGTAGCAATGCGATCATATTAGAAAACAACAATTTGTTATTGCTGCAATCAACCACGAGGCCATCAGGCATAACCATAAGTGCATAGCCTTACAGAACAGGGGACGGGGTGACTGTGTGCAGAATAATAGTAGCGGGAAAACTGGAGCAACTCAAGCATTCGTTATATAGCTCGTGCATATACCTGAGGTTCAGCGAGAGGGAGCACTGTGGAGGCGGCGGTGCGAGATACATATAATGAATTCAGAATCTTCTGGCGCATATGAAGAAGTTGTGAGACCCCAGATCCAACACCTTTTCGTCAGGGTTCAGCGCTGCACAAGAAACGAAGAATCCATCATCAGCGATGAGCGACTGATACAGTGGAAAACTTCAGAAATCAAACGAGGTTCTCTTAGAGGGAATACTTGGAGAGAAGCAGCTCGAACCGTGCGGCCGTGTCGATGTCGTTGGCGTCGGCAGGGAGCGGCGGCCTGCGTCCTTCGGCGATGTAGATGGCTACAACGGCGCGCGCGGTCCGCCACGGCGGGATCGGCGCCCAGCACGACGTGCACCGCCCACAGGCTCCGCTCCACCATCACGTTCTCTAGCAGCCTCGTGAGCCGCGGCGCCGATCTCTCCGTCAGAACCGCCACCGGGTTGCCCAgaagcgccgccaccatcgcaagCGATGGGGGTCGCGCAGGTGGATGAGGAACCAGATCGCGCGGGGTGGGGAGAgcagaggcggctagggttggacatGATAGAGAATAGCGAAGGGGGTCGCGATCGCAGCAAAGGATTGCATGGTCGtaatgggcttggcccatttttCCGCGTGCGGGGCGGAGCAGAGACGAGGACTACGAAAATTTGGAAAGTATTGCGGATGGCAAAATAAGGAAttactttagtctttttaagtagtagagattaagATCTAAACGGTGCCAGCACACTATTAGACGATTAGAGACCCCGGAGAGCTGGAGATGGTCTTACGAGTTACGATGCAGAACGGCCACGGTAAAAGACGGAATGGGGCCTCCTCGGCAAACCTAAAGCATCGACGACTGCAGTGGAGCATAGCTTTTAGCTACAGGTCACGGTTTAGAATTTCTGGCCTAACCAGCTACGAATCAGGACAATAAAAGACCTCTAGGGCACTGAATCTGAATAAGGAGATCAGAAGATTCTGGATGACAGCAACAAGAATACGAAAAGAACGGCAACTAAATAGCACAACAATTTCATCACATAAAAATATCCATGCAATGCATCTGAATAATCCAAAAGAGGAGAAACATGTCTTGTCTTCAGACCAACTACATACTCCCAAGTCATCAGTCAATAGGGAAACGCTAGGTTCCTGCTTCGCCAACTTCAGCAGCCAGGCTCTTCACAAAAAGTTACACAAATGCTAACGAAGAACATGCTCAGACGCATGGCAGTCCAATAGTCATACAAAAGAACATTAAGGGAAACAAACCGAGGGTCCCCCAACAAATTCCAGCATTTGCAGAGCTAAGCCCTCAGGCATTATTTGCATAAGGGGACTCTTCGCGCTGGGGTGGCTGTGCAGGGGACCTGCTATAGCTCCGCTCGCGGGCGCGCGGCGGTGACCTGCTGATGCTTCGGGCGCGGGGAGGTGGTGGTGACCTGCTGATGCTTCGGGCacggggaggtggtggtggagacctGCTGATGCTACGTGCGtggggaggcggcggagacctGCTGATACTACGCGCACGAGGAGGCGGTGGAGACCTGCGGGCAGGCGGTGGTGATCTGCTGTAACTTCGCTTCCTGGGAGACCGATCCCGTGGGCTGTAGCTCCTGCATCGAACATTGTTTATCGTCAGAGGTGAAGGTAAAAGCATTAAGCATACAAGAAGCTGCTAAAGTATATATGCAAGAGATCACACTAGCATGGCAAGACAACTGTCAGTATGTTGTTTGATATGTTAATGTACAAAAATGGCTCGCACATGTTATTTTTCAGATCTAGTCATAAAGCTAATGAAGTTGTAACAGGTAAAACTACAAAGGGAAACATTAGATCACTTATTACCAATAGAGACGTAAATGAGATAGGACTTGAATAAGAATGTACGAACCAGAAAAATAAATCTGAATGTTATTTAGATTGAACTGGAAAACTGATTCTGAATGTTATTGAGCTTGAGGTTCATATGTACTAAGAAAATATTATCAGGTCACAGTTAAAACTTTATATGGATAATATCCCAGGAAATATATCTCCTGTTTTTCTCCAAGCCTATATATGCACATGCCTAAAATGTCATCTAGGTTTGTCCTAAGTCAAACttctttaagtttgaccaagtttatcgaAACATATGGTAATGTATATCTACAATATCAAAGTACACATAGTACAAATGTAAATTTAAGATGGGTCTAATGAAACTAATTTGTTATCAATGTTGATATATTTCTACAGACTAGATCAAACTTTAAAAAGTTACTTAGGACAATTTAAGAACTTCAAttaatttggaatggagggaATATTTGAGAACGGAGGGGATACCTTCTACCATAGCTTGGGCTCCTACGATATCTTGGGCTACGGCTACGGCTGCGCCTTGGGCTTCGGCTGCGGCGTCTTCCACTACCCAGACCCCCAGAACCAATCCGTAGCCGACATTCGCGTGCAAAGTGGCCACTTTCACCACACTCATAGCACTTCATGTCAGAACCTCGAGATTCACGTTCTCGGCCACGGCCGCTGCCAGATTTGGTTGACAGCTCAACTCTCCATCCATTCTTACCTATTACAACATAATAAGCAGGGGTCTCATTATCAGATGACTACATAACAGCTAAAGCAACAACAGTAAGCCTAGTCACTAACAATGAAAATGTCTAAGATGTTATTGATCAGTAAACAGTTACAATGTAGTTGCAGCGTAATTGTTTAAGCCATCTAGTGATGCTATATCCGATCTGTGTGTGTATGCTCATTCGATAGCTACATATAATCtatcttatactccctccgttccataaaaagcttctcaactttatctagattccGATGTATGTAGAcaaattttagttatagatacatccgtatatacaaaaagttgagaagcttttttttgggacagagggagtacatcgAATCATAGATACTGGTCAGTTATTACTTCCTGGTCACGGTACAAGATCCAGATTTTAAAATACAGCACCAAGATATTTGCAAGTTTCCAGCCAAATACAGTTAGTTTTTACACCTATTCCCATGATGAACAAGAATTAATTTCTGAAACAGGAATGGATCAGAATTGTATATCAGACTATTCAATATGAATCAAACAAAAGAAGGCCCGGATTCCCTATCATCACCAACCAAAAAATGAGCTAGCTAGGCCAAATAGGGTCAAAATTGTTTATGACAATCTAGACTAGCAAACTTATTGGAACAAGGTTGATGGTGAATGAGCAACCACGAAACAGTCCCTGTTAATATTTCCTAAAATAAACTCATGAAATCGACGACCACCTATTGGACATAGCCAGATAGAAACATCATGATAAAATATGATTATCGTATTACCATCCAATTCACGAATTGCGTCTTTTGCATCCCTGGTCTCATCAAAGTCAATGAAAGCAAATCCTGGTGGTTTTCTAGCAACCCACACACTGCATTGAAAAAAAGTAAGTCAAAACCAATACATCTCATTTCGGCAATGCACAAAAACATCTAAGAAGTCATTACAACCTAATGATCAACGCCCTTATTGACATCTAGCCACCAGTGAAACATATTTCTTAGCACAATTCTTAacttaacttaaaatcatttTAATCAACAGCAATCAGAAACAACACAACTATTCGCCATGCAAACACAAGACATACTGGATGAACACATTCGGAAAAACACCAAgcttagaaaaaaaaagagatataACTCTTTAGACCAGCAAAAAATAAATCAAATATAATTCAATACAGCTGATTTGTAGAGTTTGAAAAGGTACATCACCGCTATGCATTAATTCTCACATTTTACTGCTGACATTTTTAAGTACAAAACATATATACTGGCAGTACAGTAGATAGCATGACTATTCTGCATGTGCTTCAGAATTACTGGAAAGATCACACCCTCTGCACAGACATCACTTCACTTAACTATGCCCCTATGTGTCTTACATATGTTCCTAATTCTTCTTACCCTTCACTGTCATAATATTCACCTATTAGCTTCTAGCACATTATATGTCTTTAGCTATCTACAAATGCGTGCCTGTTGCATTAATAAATAAATCACAAAATGGAGTAGAAGAAACTGCTATTATCAGGGGGAAATCCATCATATAAACAAAGAAACCCCTAATTATAAACAAAAATAAGTGACCAAggaaagtactccctccattccaaataAATTGACTCGACTTTATCTAGACATGTATCTAGAGAAAGCTGAGTCAATTagttttggaacggagggagtagcaaagaTATAATTATCCATAAAAGCTTATAATTCCCAAACAGAAAGCCGCATCACACCACACCACATGTTCATCAAGTGATAGTCTCAACTCTCACCCTGGCGCGCAtcatgaagcaaaaaaaaacagaCTTAGAACATATCAGTCGTACCTATACACTCTGTTCTTACACTTAAAACAAATAGTCACCGAATTGAACGCAAAAGGTAAAACTAGAACGATCCAAATAGCAGTTTTACTTAAGCAAGCACATATAGTCTCATCAATTGTTAAATTACACAAAACTCGAGGAAACAAGTAAATGGTAAATACTATACTGCTAGCTTCAGAATTGTTAAGGAAATTCGCAAGCATCTCACCTCTTCAGAACCCCAAACGTGCGGAACTCGTCTTCAATCTCGCGCGCAGTCGCGCGCGGATCCAGATTCCCCACGTAGACGCGAGCCATAGCGGCAGAAGCAGCCCTGCAAGaagagaaaaacaaaacaaaaatcgaACAAAATGGTCACGATTCTAGCACGAAGCAGCTGCTAACCCCCACCCACAAATAATAAATACGTACTACATCACAAAATTTTCTCCGTTTTGGACGGAAAAGCGAGACATGCGgggttaaaaaaattgaaataaaccgAGGAGATCTGAGGGGAGCATACTTGCCTGGAGTGCCTCCCTGGGGGATTGGGGATTCGGGTCGGGGAGAGCGGCAGAGCGAGGCGAGGAGCGTCTCTAGGGTTTAAGTTTGAGCCGCCGCGGGCGGAAGAGGGGGGGAGGAAGGGCAAGGATGGAAGGTGTCTATTAGGCCAAGGGTTGACGCCTCGGGGGCAGGGGCATTTACGGAATTCTAGTTGTTGGGTTGGGGAAGATGACTCACTTGCCTCGTGACTTCTCTACGGTGGCCGATCGGTTGTGCATTCAAAATTGTCTTTTTGGATATGAATTTCGTAGATATTTTATGAAAAACTGATATAAATATTTGTTAGACTTGTAGAAAAAACATCACAGGAGTTGCTGAAAGGATACGGTTGGATGTGACATATAAAAAATAAGGGTAGTTTTATTGAATGAATGTTAGGATTTTAGCCCTAGGGAGCGAACCCATCGGGAGCCATCGGGGTTTTTAAGTATGCAATGCGATGGCGGAGCTTGCCGAGAAGTTCTGGGGGAGCAAAACACAAGAATTGATTTTTTGGGTGGGCAAATTGCTCAAATTTTCTTGTCCTAGGCCTTGTGTGAAATTTTTTCTTCTAATTGGCAAAAAGTTGGGGGGCGGTGGCCCCCCTGAATGCTTCATAGCTACTCCAATGATATAGTGAATGGCAATTTTAGGAAAAAAGAATGTGAAAGACCGAAACTTCCACAAGTATGAACCCATGAGATGTGAACCCGTGTCTGATTTGCTTCAGATTTTTAATGCAATCCAATAATGATCCACATGTGTTATCCTTTCTAGAAATTGatcttttttcaaatttttctcTTCAAATTTCCTTTCTTTCAAAAGGATTCGGTAGAATTTCCTTGGTACATATAGGATAGTACATAGTGTTGGATATAGTGCCCCAGAGGTAAATAATAAATAGTGTTTATATATCAATAGTTTATAATAGTTTCGTGCTATGCTATGACTATATCAAGCGGAAATATTTATACACGTGTGTTATTATAAACAAATCAGGATCCCTAGTGAGCACACATGTGCACAACTAGTTCATTATGGTCAGTCGTTGGTCGAGGTTTCCCAATCATGGGCACGTGGTTATTGACAATGAGATTATATTATTTGGagaaatgatatgatggacattccCTTATAAAAGTATTGTAACAGGATCAAAGTCACATCGAGTTCAACGTTACGATATTTATGAAAgcgtagtaacctaatccttagaccgtgagacCATATCTAATCACCATCTCCGAAGGATGCTTTCGTTGTATCAACCGCTACACCGTGAGAGGGTAGTCATAAAGGTGCGGTTAGGTATTCCAATGGGATGGTAGAAGCGACTAGATCAAGAGCGAAATTTGTTCATCCGCGTGACGGAAGATACTCTgggcccactcggtgagattacatccaaGTTGCAACACATGACTAGGTCATGAGGATTGAATCGAATGGAACGAGTTCAATAACCTTGTTAgtaacgagatcgaactagggatcgtgataccgatgatcaggtATTGGACGAGTGCCGGTATCGGACTAACAAAGGGAAAGGGATACGATGTAATGGTTCAAACGACGCTAACATCTTCGTAGAGTACATAGGGGTCACTATTGTTCTCCAGAACACCCCGGTGatcattgacaagggattaacttatcaatgcctacagattgtaaactagggttttagtcggaagtagagggcaagtagatctcgaaggtttcagccgaaaagtactcgacaatataaaaactagggttgtgtggaacaatgaatcgatcctctctttgtccctcgacttccccttatataggaggcggagccgagggattcgtaatacacaggttacagagtccgggagggtttctaacccgtcccgtaaaattacaagtctatatttcctaatacaactctagctttccttagtactaacatgggcttccgaatctccatattcatcgagtcatgggccttcagtaaaccccgggtaccatcttcggcaggcccattggggatgcctatgtcagtagcccccgagatttttcctgaatcgaagaatcagggaaaatctccagctTTACAATCATCCAATAAGTTTGTCGATTTTATTGCATATCTTGAGAcacgcaattatatattgtaca includes:
- the LOC124692672 gene encoding serine/arginine-rich splicing factor RSZ23-like; protein product: MARVYVGNLDPRATAREIEDEFRTFGVLKSVWVARKPPGFAFIDFDETRDAKDAIRELDGKNGWRVELSTKSGSGRGRERESRGSDMKCYECGESGHFARECRLRIGSGGLGSGRRRSRSPRRSRSRSPRYRRSPSYGRRSYSPRDRSPRKRSYSRSPPPARRSPPPPRARSISRSPPPPHARSISRSPPPPPRARSISRSPPPPRARSISRSPPRARERSYSRSPAQPPQREESPYANNA